ACGCGGCGGGCTCCCATCGTCGCCCATGCCTTCGCCCGGGAGGCGCGCGCGGCCTACCGGCAGTGGGGCGCCCAGGGCAAGGTCCAGCACCTGGAGTCCCTCTGGCCCCACCTCTCCGCCCTGGTGGAAACCCCGGAGGCGCTGACCACCAGCAGCACGGAGTCCACCCGCATCGACGCGCTCACGCTCGTCAAGGCCCAGCAGGCCGTCTCCAGTGAGATCGAGCTGGAGCGTCTGGTGAAGACGCTGCTGCAAGCGGCCATCGAGAACGCGGGCGCCCAGCGAGGCGCCCTGTTGCTGCCCGAGGGGGAGTCGCTGTCGGTGGCGGCCACCTCCGATGCTCCGTCGACGGGGACGACCCCCGCGCTGCCCTGGTCGCTGCTCTCCTACGTGCGGCGCACGAGGGAGCACGTGCTCATCGGCGATGCCTCCAAGCCGCATCCCTTCTATTCCGACACCTACCTGGCGCACAGCGGAGCGCGCTCGGTGCTGTGTCTGCCCTTGTTGCGGCAGGAGCAGTTCTGCGGAGTGCTGTACCTGGAGAACAACCTGGCGGCCAATGCCTTCAGCCCGGTGCGGCTGGTGCTGCTGGGACACCTGGCCTCCCAGGCGGCCATCTCCATCGAGAATGCCCGGCTCTACGAGGATGTCCAACGCGCCCGGACGGAGCTGCACCGGGCGAACGAAGAGCTGGAGCAGCGGGTGGAGGCGCGTACCCGCGAGCTCAAGCAGGCCCAGGCCCGGCTGGTGGATACGGCGCGCGAGGTGGGCATGGCGGAGGTCGCCGCCAATGTGCTGCACAACGTGGGCAACGTGCTCACCAGCGCCGTCGTCAACCTCGAGGTGATGCGCAAGGCGGTGGGCTCGCTGCGCGTGGGCCGCGTGAAGCAGGCGGCGGCGCTCCTCCTGGAACAGCGCGACCACCTGGTGGACTTCTTGACCAACAACCCCCGGGGCCGACACCTGCCGGACTACCTGGGGGTGCTGGGCGAGGAGTTGGTGAAGGAGCAGACGCGCCTGATGGAGGACCTGGATGCGATGAACCGGCACATCGAGCACATCCGCGCCATCGTCCAGGTGCAACAGACGTATGCGAAGCGGTCGCTGATGACGGAGGAGTGCGAGCTGCCGCGGCTCATCGACGACGCGCTGCGCATCCAGATGGAGGGCTTGCAGCGCCATGGGGTCACCGTGCACCGGGAGTTGTCGGCGGTGCCGCGGGTGAGGGCGGACAAGCACAAGGTGCTGCAAATCCTCATCAACCTCATCAGCAACGCCAAGCAGGCGTTGGGGCCGATGCCCGAGGGCCAGCGCAACCTGTGGGTGAGGATGAAGGTGGAGGGGCCGGTGGTGCGCATCCAGGTGGTGGATGATGGCGTGGGCATTGCCCCCGAGGTGAAGGGCAAGCTGTTCTCCCACGGCTTCACCACGCGCAAGGACGGCCACGGCTTCGGACTGCACTCCAGCGCGCTGGCGGCACAACTGCTCAATGGCCGCCTGACCATCGAGAGCGAGGGACCCGGCCGGGGCGCCGTGACCACGCTGGAGCTTCCGCTCGACCCGGCGCGCTCGTAGCCGTCACCGCCCGCGGGCCTCGTCTCCTCGCAGGACCATGCACGTGCTGAACACCTTGGCCACGAGGCTGCCCTTGTCGTCCTCGACCTCGCACTCGATCAGCCCGAGCGTTCGCGTCCGCTTGACCACGCGCCCGGTCGCGCGAAGGCGCGCGTTCCAGATGGGCTTGAGGAACTTCGTCGTGAGATCGAGCGTGGTGAAGCTCTCCTCGTCCTCGAGCGTCGTGGACATGGCCGCGCCCATCGCCAGATCGGCCAGGTCGCAGATCACTCCCCCATGCAGCGTCCCCATGGGATTGGCATGGCGCGCCGAGGCGTCCAGCTCCATGACGACGCGGCCTGGCTCGACGCTGGTGAGCAGCAGCCCCAGGAGTCGAGCGATCGGTGGAGGGGGCGTTTCTCCCCGGAGCATCTTCTCCATGTCCTGGAGGTGCCGCGTGGTCTTGGGGGAGGGGAGTGGACTGGTCATGACTTCTCCTCGGCGTGTCTGGGCGGACCCTTTTTGTATTACGAGCATAATATATATGGGGCACCAGTTCCAGGGAAGCTTCTCTGTGGCCTCCAGGAAAGAGAAGGGGACTCATCTGGTCTAGGCCCGGATTATTCACCAGGGGAGAGGAGAAGGAGGGCGGTTGCGGGCGGAACGCCCTGATTTAGCTTGGGTTTGTCCAGAACTCAGGCCGACTCAGAAGCGCCCGCCCGCATGACACACCGTACTCCAGCCGTCCTCCACTTTCATCCCACTTTTCCGGTCCACCTCACGAGCGACGCACCACACACCTCCAGCGATGGGGGAGCGCTGTTGCCGAGGCTGATGGATGAGCGGCTGGGCCTCACCAGCAAGCTGGCCGGGTGCATCCCCGACGCACGCGACCCGGCGCGGGTGGTGCACTCGCGTCTGGAGCGGGTGCGCCAGCGCGTCTACCAGATGGCCCTGGGCTACGAAGACTGCAACGACGCGCAAGCCCTGCGTCATGACCCGGCCCTCCAGGTGGCGTGCGACCTGATGCCGCACAGCGGCTCGCCCCTGTCCTCGCAGCCCACGCTCTGCCGCCTGGAGAACGCCGTGGACGGGCCCCGCTGCTCCTGCGCACGGCCACCTGGCCGAGACGGCCTCGGACATCTAGGAGTGATCGTGGTCATCGGGCCAGCGACCCTCACAATGCGCGGGCGGCGGAGACGGCTGAGACTCCGGGCATTTGCCCCCCCTATATGGTTGGGCGTCCCGCATCCTATCCTTTAGGGCTGCTACACCTGGGGGCGGCCAATGTTCATGACGCAACAGCACCGAAGTCCTGGGGCGGGGGAGGGCGGCGGCACGCAGCTCGAGGCTCGGAAGAAGGCGGGGGGCGCGCCACCCTGGGCGCCGGCCGGGGCCCTCTGGCTCATTGTCCTGATTTTCCATGCGGCCTGCGCGTCGCGGGGGCCCGCGTCAAGCAGGGGGACCGGGGGCGGCCGGGCCGGTGACGAGGCCGCGGAGAGCGAGGCGCGAGCGGCGCCGAGGGAGCTGCAGCCGGTGCTGGTGGTGTACGCGGCCGAGGTGGAGGCGCGCGGCAGCACGCGGGTGGTGGCCGTCACGCGGGAGGAGTACCAACGCGCGGTGGCGCGACTCCTCCAGCACCACCAGGTGCACGGGACGCCCCAGGAGGCCGCTCAGGGGCTGCTCCAGGCCATGCCCGAGGAGGAACTGCTGGCCGAGGTGTACCGGGACAAGGTCCTCACCCTGGTGCCGCTCAACGACAAGGGTTCGCTCGTCC
Above is a window of Cystobacter fuscus DNA encoding:
- a CDS encoding PaaI family thioesterase, coding for MTSPLPSPKTTRHLQDMEKMLRGETPPPPIARLLGLLLTSVEPGRVVMELDASARHANPMGTLHGGVICDLADLAMGAAMSTTLEDEESFTTLDLTTKFLKPIWNARLRATGRVVKRTRTLGLIECEVEDDKGSLVAKVFSTCMVLRGDEARGR
- a CDS encoding transposase, with the translated sequence MTHRTPAVLHFHPTFPVHLTSDAPHTSSDGGALLPRLMDERLGLTSKLAGCIPDARDPARVVHSRLERVRQRVYQMALGYEDCNDAQALRHDPALQVACDLMPHSGSPLSSQPTLCRLENAVDGPRCSCARPPGRDGLGHLGVIVVIGPATLTMRGRRRRLRLRAFAPPIWLGVPHPIL